One window of the Vigna radiata var. radiata cultivar VC1973A chromosome 1, Vradiata_ver6, whole genome shotgun sequence genome contains the following:
- the LOC106758737 gene encoding uncharacterized protein LOC106758737, whose product MHNHEVNEQKSQEEKEKDSHQEPFREIFHQVTVTPGALPQIPEYDKRIKYYLGEVNYLDDEEDQERLVKPKKKDHPKKLKDSGTLTLPCVINDVDIGRAMIDSGSSVNLMPFSDFRKIGGLGLKLANTTLTVADGSIKKPVGMVEDVIVRIEELEFLIDFLVVDMENEGRIPLILGRPFMGTFKMVIRVHDGGMRYLRISRKLKEEGVVEIRRPYSTSIRKLDRRQLGRWDDEDPNMKKKS is encoded by the exons ATGCATAATCATGAAGTTAATGAGCAAAAGAGccaagaagagaaagagaaagacaGTCACCAAGAGCCATTCAGAGAAATCTTTCATCAAGTGACTGTTACTCCTGGAGCACTTCCACAAATTCCTGAGTATGATAAGAGGATCAAgtactatcttggagaggtaaattatcttgatgatgaagaagaccAGGAACGGTTGGTTAAGCCTAAAAAGAAGGACCATCCAAAGAAATTGAAGGATTCAGGGACTTTAACTCTTCCTTGCGTGATCAATGATGTGGACATAGGGAGAGCcatgattgattcaggatcaagtgttaatttgatgcccttTAGTGATTTCAGGAAGATCGGAGGGCTAGGATTAAAACTAGCCAATACTACCCTGACAGTTGCGGATGGATCTATCAAGAAGCCAgttggtatggtggaagatgtaaTTGTTCgaattgaggagttggaattcttgattgattttctAGTTGTGGacatggaaaatgaaggaagaattccattaatcTTGGGAAGACCCTTCATGGGGACTTTTAAAATGGTTAtacgtgtccatgatggaggaatgag atacTTGAGGATAAGTAG GAAGCTCAAGGAAGAGGGagtggtggagattagaaggcCATACTCCACATCAATTCGAAAACTGGACAGAAGACAGTTGGGgaggtgggatgatgaagatcccaacatgaagaagaagagttga